The genomic interval GTTAATCCTTTCCGTTTCCTTTTTGGAACAAATTGGTCACCGGGTAATCTTGGCCCTGACGGTAAACCTGCAGTTGGCGCATTGCCGATGTTTACGGGGTCATTGATTGTTACTGTACTTTCAGCCCTTGTTGCCACTCCATTTGCGATTGGTGCGGGAATTTATATGACAGAAATTTCACCAAAGTATGGTAAGAAAATTTTGCAACCTGTCATTGAACTTCTTGTTGGTATTCCTTCAGTTGTTTATGGCTTCATTGGTTTGACTGTTGTTGTTCCAGCCATTCGTAATGTTTTTGGTGGAACTGGTTTGGGTCTCTTGTCAGGTGTGTTTGTACTCTTTGTCATGATTTTACCGACTGTAACTTCAATGACTGTGGATGCTATGAAAGCTGTCCCTTCTTATTATAAAGAAGCGTCACTCGGTCTTGGTGCAACGCGTTGGCAAACAATTTGGCGTGTTCTTCTAAGAGCCGCAACACCAGGGATTTTGACCGCTGTTATCTTTGGAATGGCGCGTGCTTTTGGTGAAGCTCTTGCTATTCAAATGGTGGTAGGTAATGCTGTAATGATGCCAAAAGATTTGATTTCACCAGCTTCAACCTTGACTTCAATCTTGACATCAGGAATTCCAAATGCAACACCTGGTATTCAATTGAATGCACTTTGGTCACTTGCCTTACTCCTTTTGATTATGTCACTCTTTTTCAACCTCGCAATGCGTGCTATTGCTAAGAAAGGAAGTCTTAAATAATGAACGCTAAACGCTCTGACAAGATTGCCACTGGTGTCCTTTACGTCCTTTCTGGCATCATTGTCCTTATCCTCGCTTTTTTACTGGCTTATATTTTAATTAAAGGTTTGCCAGTTATCTTTAAAGATCCTAAATTTATCATCACCGCGTCAAATCCATTGACAGGTGGTGGGATTGCAGTCCAACTTTTTAACTCTGTTTATCTTTTGATTGTCACTTTGATTATTTCTGTTCCTTTATCACTTGGCGCAGGAATTTATCTGTCTGAGTATGCGAATCAAAAACATTGGTTAACTGGTGTTGTTCGCTCAGCTATTGAAGTTTTATCTTCACTTCCTTCAATCGTTGTTGGACTTTTCGGGATGTTAATTTTTGTATTACAATTTGGTCTTGGATTCTCAGTTTTATCAGGTGCCTTGGCACTGACTGTGTTCAACTTACCATTGATGACTCGGAATGTTGAAGAATCACTTCGAGCAATTCCAACTTCACAACGTGAGGGTGGTTTGGCACTCGGAATGTCACGTTGGGAAACGGCAACACAAGTCATTTTACCAGCTGCTGTGCCCGGAATCATTACTGGGGTTATCTTATCTTCAGGACGCGTTTTTGGTGAAGCTGCGGCTTTGATTTACACTGCTGGACAAACGAACTTACCAATTAACTGGGCAAACTGGAATCCGATGAGCTTGACTTCGCCACTCTCACTTTTCAGACCAGCTGAAACTTTGGCTGTTCATATCTGGGCACTTAATACCGAAGGAACGATTTCAACAGCACAACAAATTTCTGCAGGAGCTTCAGCAGTATTGATTATCTTTGTTCTCCTCTTTAACTTGGGGGCACGTTTCCTTGGAAATCGAATTCACAAGAAGTTAACATCTTCTAACTAAGAAAATCAAAGATTTTATAGAGAAAGAATAATTATGGCAACAACATATGACTGGTCTCAGCGCAAAATTATGGTGCCTGAGAAAGAAGAAATTGCATTATCAACAAATGATTTGCGTGTTTTCTATAACGGAACAAAAGAAGCAATCCATGGCGTGACAATGTCTTTTCCTAAAAATGAAATCACAGCACTTATTGGCCCTTCAGGTTCTGGTAAATCAACCTATTTACGTGCTTTGAATCGCATGAATGACACGATTGATGGCGCTCGGGTGACTGGCGAAATCAATTATGAAGGGGTCAATATTAACGAAAATAAAGTGAATGTTTTTGAAGTTCGTAAGCAAATTGGGATGGTTTTCCAAAGACCTAATCCATTTCCAAAATCAATTTATGAAAATATTGCCTTCATTCATCGTCGTGATGGCGTGAGAGACAGGAAAAAACTGGATGAGATTGTTGAAACTTCATTGAAGCAAGCTGCTTTGTGGGATCAAGTAAAAGATAATCTTAATCAATCAGCACTTGCCATGTCCGGTGGACAAGCACAGCGCTTATGTATTGCAAGAGCATTGTCAGTAAAACCAGAAATTATTTTGATGGATGAACCAGCGTCAGCTCTTGACCCAATTTCAACAATGCAAATTGAAGAAACAATGATGGAACTTAAAGAAAATTATACGATTATCATTGTGACTCACAATATGGCTCAGGCTTCTCGGGCCTCTGACAATACAGCTTTCTTCTATTCAGGAGATTTGATTGAGTATGATAAAACAAGCACAATTTTTACTCAACCTAGTTTGCAATCAACAGAAGATTATGTCTCTGGTCACTTTGGTTAAGAGAAAATAAAGTTTAAAATTACTGACGGAATTTTCGTTAGTAAAAAAACTACTGACGGATTCTTGATTTGTCGAAAAACTTGTCCGTCATAGGACAGTCGTTTGTACTTTAGTACATTACGAATGTGCTAGTAGTTGTATCAGTAACTTATAAAAAGGTAAAATATGGAAAAAGAAGCAGTTTTAACCGTCAGCGACTTATCGCTTTATTACAGCAAGAAAAAAGCGTTGAATACGATAAACATGACATTCTACAAGAATGAAATTACAGCGCTCATTGGTCCCTCAGGATGTGGAAAATCAACGCTTTTACGTTCAATCAATCGAATGAATGATTTGATTCCAACAGTAACAATTACTGGAGCCATTGATTATAAAGGTAAAAATATTTACAGTCCTAAAGTTGATACTGTGGATTTACGTAAAGAAATTGGCATGGTTTTCCAACAACCCAATCCTTTTCCATTTTCAATTTATGAAAATGTGGTTTATGGATTGCGTTTAAAAGGAGTGAAAGATAAGGCACTCCTTGATGAAGTGGTGGAAAACTCACTCAAAGCAGCAAATATTTGGGATGAAGTTAAGGATATTTTGCACAGTTCAGCACTTGGACTTTCAGGTGGGCAACAACAAAGGGTTTGTATCGCACGTGTCCTTGCTGTCAATCCCGAAATTATCCTAATGGACGAACCAACATCAGCCCTTGACCCAATTTCAGCGGCTCGTGTCGAAGAAACCATGCTTGAACTTAAAAAAGATTATACAATCGCGATTGTTACACATAGTATGCAACAAGCATCACGAATTTCAGACCGTACCGCCTTTATGTTAGACGGAAATCTGATTGAGTATAATGATACGAAAAGTATTTTCTTAAATCCAGAAAAACAAGAAACTTCTGATTATATTTCTGGTAAATTTGGATAAATTTTACTGACAGCCTTTGATGCTGACTTTAAAATGGAATGGACCGTCTAGCCAAAAGGCGAAGCGAGACATTTCATTAGCATTCATTAAAGAAAGCGAAATAGCGTTGATTTAAATGAATGTATCATAATAACATTACTATAAAAACAAAGAGGGGTAATTATGTTGCGTACACAATTTGAAGAAGATCTTAATAAACTTCATAATCAATTTTACTCAATGGGCACGCAAGTTTCTGCTCAATTGAATAAGGCCGTTCGTGCCTTTGTTAGCCATGATCGTGATTTGGCTGAACAAGTCATTGAAGGCGACCATGCCATTAATGACCAAGAAAAAAGTCTTGAAAATCAATCATTAGAAATGATTGCACTTCAACAACCGGTTTCTAGCGATTTAAGAACAATCATCACCGTTCTAAAAGCATCATCTGACCTTGAGAGAATGGGTGACCACGTTGCATCTATTGCTAAGGCAACCATTTCACTTAAAGGTGAAGAAAGAATTCACGTGGTTGAAGAAGATATTAGCTTACTCGGTGAAAAAGTTAAATCTATCGTTGATGCTTCACTCAATGCTTATATTCAAGGCAATGATAAACGGGCTCATGAAATTGCTGAACAACAATATGTCATCAAAAGTATGAGTCATGAAATTCAAGAAAAAATTCTTGACGGAATGAAAGAAAACTCTGAAACAGTAACAACAGGTAAAGAATACTTGTTGACACTGGTTTACTTAGAACGAATTACCGGTTATGCGGTCAATCTCTGTGAGTGGATTGTTTACTTGAATTCTGGAAACATTATTGAACTGTAAAATAAAAAGTTACTGACAAGAATTGCTGTCATAGGATAGTCGTTTGTACTTTAGTACATTACGAATATCCTGGCAGTTCTATCAGTAACTTTTTTTATTGCTCATAATCAATTTCAATGACTTGGTGGGTCAGATATTTATTTTC from Lactococcus lactis carries:
- the pstC gene encoding phosphate ABC transporter permease subunit PstC, with translation MENSKIKEKLLSSNKNSRLEKFGKSLTFLCIALIVFVVGAILVFVAQKGLSTFYSDGVNPFRFLFGTNWSPGNLGPDGKPAVGALPMFTGSLIVTVLSALVATPFAIGAGIYMTEISPKYGKKILQPVIELLVGIPSVVYGFIGLTVVVPAIRNVFGGTGLGLLSGVFVLFVMILPTVTSMTVDAMKAVPSYYKEASLGLGATRWQTIWRVLLRAATPGILTAVIFGMARAFGEALAIQMVVGNAVMMPKDLISPASTLTSILTSGIPNATPGIQLNALWSLALLLLIMSLFFNLAMRAIAKKGSLK
- the pstB gene encoding phosphate ABC transporter ATP-binding protein PstB, translating into MEKEAVLTVSDLSLYYSKKKALNTINMTFYKNEITALIGPSGCGKSTLLRSINRMNDLIPTVTITGAIDYKGKNIYSPKVDTVDLRKEIGMVFQQPNPFPFSIYENVVYGLRLKGVKDKALLDEVVENSLKAANIWDEVKDILHSSALGLSGGQQQRVCIARVLAVNPEIILMDEPTSALDPISAARVEETMLELKKDYTIAIVTHSMQQASRISDRTAFMLDGNLIEYNDTKSIFLNPEKQETSDYISGKFG
- the phoU gene encoding phosphate signaling complex protein PhoU; the encoded protein is MLRTQFEEDLNKLHNQFYSMGTQVSAQLNKAVRAFVSHDRDLAEQVIEGDHAINDQEKSLENQSLEMIALQQPVSSDLRTIITVLKASSDLERMGDHVASIAKATISLKGEERIHVVEEDISLLGEKVKSIVDASLNAYIQGNDKRAHEIAEQQYVIKSMSHEIQEKILDGMKENSETVTTGKEYLLTLVYLERITGYAVNLCEWIVYLNSGNIIEL
- the pstB gene encoding phosphate ABC transporter ATP-binding protein PstB encodes the protein MATTYDWSQRKIMVPEKEEIALSTNDLRVFYNGTKEAIHGVTMSFPKNEITALIGPSGSGKSTYLRALNRMNDTIDGARVTGEINYEGVNINENKVNVFEVRKQIGMVFQRPNPFPKSIYENIAFIHRRDGVRDRKKLDEIVETSLKQAALWDQVKDNLNQSALAMSGGQAQRLCIARALSVKPEIILMDEPASALDPISTMQIEETMMELKENYTIIIVTHNMAQASRASDNTAFFYSGDLIEYDKTSTIFTQPSLQSTEDYVSGHFG
- the pstA gene encoding phosphate ABC transporter permease PstA — protein: MNAKRSDKIATGVLYVLSGIIVLILAFLLAYILIKGLPVIFKDPKFIITASNPLTGGGIAVQLFNSVYLLIVTLIISVPLSLGAGIYLSEYANQKHWLTGVVRSAIEVLSSLPSIVVGLFGMLIFVLQFGLGFSVLSGALALTVFNLPLMTRNVEESLRAIPTSQREGGLALGMSRWETATQVILPAAVPGIITGVILSSGRVFGEAAALIYTAGQTNLPINWANWNPMSLTSPLSLFRPAETLAVHIWALNTEGTISTAQQISAGASAVLIIFVLLFNLGARFLGNRIHKKLTSSN